The genomic window TTGAGACGAGAGAGACGACGTGACGGCTAACTCTCTCATTGATGGACGGTTAGCGGTTTTCCTGCGGGCGGAGAACCACCCAATTAGGTGGTCCGGTGAGTCGACTCGGAGGGAATCGATTCGACGCGAGTCAACTCGGCCAAGCGGATCGTAGAAGGAGACAGTTTTACCAGAGCAGATAAAGCTTGTAACGGTGGCGACAATTTGATCAGATGAGGAGGAACTCGAGGCGATATCCGCCGGAGAATCGTCGGATAGATTAGAAGAGACGATTCGGTGGATTTGGCCGAAGATCAAGCCATCGACGTCACTGGGAGAAGATGAAGCTCGTTGAATCAGTGACGCCAATGTTGGACCCGAAATCTCGATTTTCTCTAGAGAGAGATCGTCCATGGCGACGAGAAGAACACCAAAAGGAAAAGATGTGACGTCActgaaatctctctctgtgCAAATAAAAACGAGATAAAAATTGTATCAGCACATTAGGACGACGTGGCGTTTCGTGTTCTAACGAGTAGTTAGCGTGTCgtttttgtgaaagaaaatgGGCATAAATGTCCACACTCGAGGCCCGTTATTCACCTTAAAGCCCaatcaaacagaaaaacattttaaaaggGAAATATGAAAGGTCAATTAGTTCCTTAATCTTCTGCATTGATGTAGCAGCAACTAGCAACGGTGCTTACAAGTGTCGCCATGTTGTTTCTTAGTTGCAAATTAAGAAGAGAGCAAAATATCTTTTTACAGACtacaaggaagaaaacaacacTTCTTAGCTCAGAGTTTTTTGAAGGACAGAGGAAAAAACCAAGAAGATGGTGCATCCTTTGGTTGATAGAGCTACAAGCGATATGCTCATTGGTCCTGACTGGGCCATGAACCTCGAGATATGTGACATGCTTAATCATGAGCCTGGGTAAGACCTTTTTCACTAAAATGTATTTGAATGACTGTAAAATCCTTGGTCCAATGCTCTAGGTGATCAATACGAATCAATGTTCTAAAGGAAAAATGGTAATTGTTGACATTGTGATTTCCTAAAGAGAATCAATGGTAATTTTGTTGATCTCGGTTATACTACATTTGTGTTGATCACTGAAGACTCGGATGGTtcagatttggttttgatgtttttttttttggttttattccACTTTTCTAATGATATGTGAGTGTGTGTTTGTAGGCAAACGAGAGAGGTAGTGAGTGGCATAAAGAAGAGGCTTACTAGTAGAACTTCCAAGGTTCAGCTTCTGGCTCTTACAGTAAGTTCTACTACCAGGGCTTGATAttcatgttttggtttggtttggtttgattttggattcagTTTCGGTTTTGCATAGAATGAGATGTTCTTACATTATTAATACCAAACTTCACTTCAGTATGATATGTACACAACCAATAGTATTCagatatttacttttattttcttcctttttaaaaatttatttatgagaagattaacatattttggttttgttacttTGTAGTTACTAGAGACAATAATAACCAATTGTGGAGAACTTATTCATATGCAAGTTGCAGAGAAGGATATACTTCATAAGATGGTGAAGATGGCCAAAAGGAAGGTCAGGCTATGTTTCTTTTAAACGATTGTTTAATCTATAACAATAGTTTTGTGTGACACCTAACTTATCATGTTGTTTGTTAAACTTATAGCCTAACATCCaagtgaaggagaagatatTGATACTTATAGATACTTGGCAAGAGAGCTTTTCAGGTCCACAAGGAAGACATCCACAATATTACGCAGCATACCAAGAATTGTTGGTATGTTTCATTTTTGCTGTGACATGTCCATTTTAATCGAACCGATGGAGATATGGTTTGAATGTTAGTATTTcgtttaatttcttttatctgTTTTCAGCGTGCAGGAATTGTATTCCCTCAAAGACCTCAAATCACACCCAGTTCAGGACAAAATGGTCCTTCGACAAGGTATCCTCAGAATTCTCGTAACGCTAGACAAGAAGCTATTGATACTTCAACAGAGTCAGAATTTCCAACTCTGAGGTGTCTATCTTAATTATTGCTCATTATTTTCTAGGAATATTCAACataaaaagatttgatcaaatagcatttttttggttgaagtTTGACAGAAATTCAAAACGCAAGAGGAATTATGGATGTCTTAGCTGAAATGATGAACGCAATAGATGGAAACAACAAAGAGGTATATCTTTTAACACCTAGATTCTGAAAATTCATATAACATTTTTCGTTAACATTGAATCTACCAAATGaatgtattttcttttcaccTTTGCAGGGACTTAAACAAGAGGTTGTTGTAGATCTTGTTAGCCAATGTCGCACCTATAAACAAAGAGTAGTGCACCTTGTAAACTCGACATCGTAAAGATCTGAAACTTTTACCtgcaaaatttgttttgaaactcTAAACAATTTTGACGAATATATGTTCTTTATACACGTTTTGGTTCATGTGTCAGAGATGAATCTATGCTTTGCCAAGGCCTAGCCTTAAATGACGATTTGCAGCGATTACTTGCAAAGCACGAAGCCATCGCCTCTGGAAACAGtatgattaaaaaagaagaaaaatctaaaaaagaagTTCCTAAGGACACAACTCAAATCATAGATGTTGGTTCAAGGTAAGAAACAGTTCTAGACTTCTAGttattaaatgttttattttgaaatatcttTGGGTTCTTGACTAAATTGTGTAAAAACttaagaattattttgttgttgtattgtGTGTTATATTTTGATGTATAGGCATTGGTTTAGTGGTTAAGGATTGAAGGttgaaagattaaaaagatTGGCCTTTTACactctaaaatatttttgaacttcttttgCAGTGAGACCAAAAATGGTAGTGTTGTGGCTTATACAACCAATGGTCCAAAAATAGACCTTCTAAGTGGTGATGACTTCGAGACTCCGAATGCGGATAACTCATTAGCTCTTGTTCCTCTCGGACCTCCACAACCAAGTAGCCCCGTAGCAAAGCCAGATAATTCCATCGTCTTAATCGATATGTTGTCAGATAATAACTGCGAAAGCTCTACTCCAACTTCGAATCCTCACGCAAATCATCAGAAGGTGCAACAAAATTACTCGAATGGATTTGGACCTGGCCATCAAGAGCAATCTTATTATGGTCAAGGGTCATCTGCTCCTGTTTGGAATCTCCAAATTACTCAACAACCATCTTCTCCTGCCTACGGAAACCAACCATTTTCGCCTAACTTTAGCCCGCCCGCCTCTCCTCACTATGGTATTCATTTTGGACCTGAAACTCAAGACTGATATCAGTACCTATAGAAAACTCAAACTAATCCTAACTTGTTTTCCCTTTGCATCGTTGTCTCTTGTGGTCTATAAGGTGGACAAAACAACAACGTTCTGGCATTACCTCCACCACCATGGGAAGCTCAATCTCCAAGCTCTAGCCCTCAATACTCTCCTACACATCCAATGCAAGTGACTCAAGTGGTCATcaccacacacacacatcaaCCCCTCGGTTACAACCCTCAAGGCGGCTCTCCTCATgctaccaacaacaacaacaacaacatgttCGGGATGTTCCTCCCTCCAATGACAGGAGGCCACATGCCGCCACCCTTTGGCCACAACGGACACGTCACAAACAACAATTATAATCCCAACATGTACGGAGGCTATGGAGGACAAGCTCAGCCACCACAACAGTATCTTGTAGAACAACAAATGTACGGAATGTCTCTTCAAGACAATGGAAACAACAATACTAATCCCTACCAAGTTTCTTCTCATCAGCCTCCACCAATGATGAAGCCTATGAATAAGAAACCAGAAGACAAGTTGTTTGGTGATCTTGTTGAACTCTCCAAGTTCAAGAAACCCACTTCAGGACGAGCTGGTAGTATGTAAAATCCACACTTTTCTCCCAAATTATAGATTTCAAAAATGttgactttattttttgtttgacttcgATAAAGAACAccgaatttttaaaataaatatcttttgtcACCATATAATAACAGTTCAGAGtttctcacttcttcttcttcatgactTCATCAATGGAGGAAGACGACTCGATTTCTCCTGAATCAATCTCTCTCGACACTCTAGCTTCTATTAGGTCACTCATTATCAACGCCGACACTTCCGACTCGGTGATTTCCTCGGTGTTCGATTTCCTTACTGGTCTTCTGAGCCGAGGGAACTCGGCGATTCTTCACCATGTCCTCAAGCTACTCTCCGACCTTGCTTTCCGGCGAAAGGAATTAGCACCACAAATCTTCGATTCAATCCTGTCCAACTTACTCCGCCTTCATAACACCGTCGCTGAGGCGAGCCACGAACGCGCCGCCGTGGAATCGCTTGCGGTGCTTGCGTCATTATCCGAACGAACCCCTAGCATCGCCGCCGCGCTTTCCAAAATCGACGACGAGGTATTTGCGTCGATTTGCCTCGGAGCACCTATATCTTCTCGGCTGTGGCTACTTAGGAACGCGGATAGGTTCAATGTTCCGTCGTCTGTACTATTCACCttgtttttagggtttagtaaGGATCCGTATCCATATATCAGAAAAGTAGCTCTCGATGGACTGATTAATATATGTAACGCTGGTGACTTCAATCACACTCATGCCGTAGAAGGTTGCTATACTCGTGCTGTTGAGCTTCTAAGCGATGCTGAAGATAGCGTCAGATCTTCTGCAGTTCGTGCCGTGAGTTATTTCTCTGATTGATGAAATTGCGGTTGTAATAATTGTTATATGCTAGACATCATATCATATCTGATTGGCGGtttgaaactttttcaaaGTTCAGGTCAGTGTGTGGGGCAAAGTGATGATAGCAtccaaggaagaagagatgaacAGAAGGGATTGTACAGATGCTGTTTTTCTCCAGGTAATTAGCGAATACCAATTTCGTTTTTGGAACTTAAATaaccaaatattttatgttttcttatacacTTGCTCTCAGCTTTGTTCTGTAGTGAGAGATATGAGTGTAGACGTGAGGGTTGAGGTCTTCAAGGCATTTGGGATAATAGGAACTGCATCAGAAAGCATTATATTGCAAACACTTTCTAAAAAAGTATTGGGAGCTGGAAAAGGGAAGAAACCGCAGAATCTTCTTTCTAATGGATCAGCTGATGTCAGTTCTGCAGCTGGAGTTTACATCCATGGTTTTGAAGATGAATTCTACGAGGTACTCTTATGATAAATTTCCTTTCTCGTTTTGTCTGTGCAACATGATTCCATTATGTGCAAACCATTTAAGTAGGTGTTTAAGAAGTTTAGTTGAGTTTTTATTGTTGCTGGACTAATACATACAGCATTTGCATGCATCATTTTGAAGGTACGGGAAGCTGCGGTTGACTCCTTCCACTCCCTCTCAGTAAATTCTATCAAATTCCCAGATGAAGCTGTGTATTTATTGATGGATATGCTATACGATGATTATATGGTTGTGAGGTTGAAAGCTTTAAAGGCATTGCATCATATAGCAGACTTGGGGAACCTGAAGATACAGGAAACTTATATGCCTGCCGTAAGTCACCATAttctttttgctctttttttcttgctaTAGTACTGTTTAGG from Arabidopsis thaliana chromosome 3, partial sequence includes these protein-coding regions:
- a CDS encoding ENTH/VHS/GAT family protein (ENTH/VHS/GAT family protein; FUNCTIONS IN: protein transporter activity; INVOLVED IN: intracellular protein transport, intra-Golgi vesicle-mediated transport; LOCATED IN: Golgi stack, intracellular; CONTAINS InterPro DOMAIN/s: VHS (InterPro:IPR002014), GAT (InterPro:IPR004152), VHS subgroup (InterPro:IPR018205), ENTH/VHS (InterPro:IPR008942); BEST Arabidopsis thaliana protein match is: ENTH/VHS/GAT family protein (TAIR:AT4G32760.1); Has 3588 Blast hits to 3520 proteins in 260 species: Archae - 0; Bacteria - 33; Metazoa - 1225; Fungi - 675; Plants - 366; Viruses - 928; Other Eukaryotes - 361 (source: NCBI BLink).), with product MVHPLVDRATSDMLIGPDWAMNLEICDMLNHEPGQTREVVSGIKKRLTSRTSKVQLLALTLLETIITNCGELIHMQVAEKDILHKMVKMAKRKPNIQVKEKILILIDTWQESFSGPQGRHPQYYAAYQELLRAGIVFPQRPQITPSSGQNGPSTRYPQNSRNARQEAIDTSTESEFPTLSLTEIQNARGIMDVLAEMMNAIDGNNKEGLKQEVVVDLVSQCRTYKQRVVHLVNSTSDESMLCQGLALNDDLQRLLAKHEAIASGNSMIKKEEKSKKEVPKDTTQIIDVGSSETKNGSVVAYTTNGPKIDLLSGDDFETPNADNSLALVPLGPPQPSSPVAKPDNSIVLIDMLSDNNCESSTPTSNPHANHQKVQQNYSNGFGPGHQEQSYYGQGSSAPVWNLQITQQPSSPAYGNQPFSPNFSPPASPHYGGQNNNVLALPPPPWEAQSPSSSPQYSPTHPMQVTQVVITTHTHQPLGYNPQGGSPHATNNNNNNMFGMFLPPMTGGHMPPPFGHNGHVTNNNYNPNMYGGYGGQAQPPQQYLVEQQMYGMSLQDNGNNNTNPYQVSSHQPPPMMKPMNKKPEDKLFGDLVELSKFKKPTSGRAGSM
- the SIEL gene encoding ARM repeat superfamily protein, producing MTSSMEEDDSISPESISLDTLASIRSLIINADTSDSVISSVFDFLTGLLSRGNSAILHHVLKLLSDLAFRRKELAPQIFDSILSNLLRLHNTVAEASHERAAVESLAVLASLSERTPSIAAALSKIDDEVFASICLGAPISSRLWLLRNADRFNVPSSVLFTLFLGFSKDPYPYIRKVALDGLINICNAGDFNHTHAVEGCYTRAVELLSDAEDSVRSSAVRAVSVWGKVMIASKEEEMNRRDCTDAVFLQLCSVVRDMSVDVRVEVFKAFGIIGTASESIILQTLSKKVLGAGKGKKPQNLLSNGSADVSSAAGVYIHGFEDEFYEVREAAVDSFHSLSVNSIKFPDEAVYLLMDMLYDDYMVVRLKALKALHHIADLGNLKIQETYMPAFLDAIVDTSENIRVEARNILKLAKLPDLKLVNKCIDGVLKSLEMYPQDEPDILSALFHFGQNHTNFLVSMVKRFSEKLGTASGSKAEFNSRQLSASLTLIISAPLSNKQSITSIPPLAFSYSLAMLGKFSSGLHDMMDQDMLLAYLTHCAILSSSSGTEFNKGDVFFHAYRDSNADLAGNPVLLPGKDIPAESKYMACKAELEIGNQALKFVNHILLKIKAAWLLSQSGCSKEALRALRFYSLQSIDFPASVLLFHVYSKLMCFLSSCPGLANRS